In Ooceraea biroi isolate clonal line C1 chromosome 1, Obir_v5.4, whole genome shotgun sequence, the genomic stretch TTAACACGTGAAACACCGCCTGGAGATGTACCTTTGGTAACGGCCTTTGGAAAACCGACAGCAAGGAATGGGAGGGTGCGTGGAATGGCGGGACGACCTCTTTAGCTCCCAAAAAGCTCCGAAAAGAATGGGTGGAAAGGCCAGGACGCAGCCCTCCTCCGTTCCTTTACCTCGGCCACGTCGGCGAAGCGAGGAAACTTGCAGACTCGTTGGATACTAATGGCGTCTCGGGCGTCGAAGTTTGATTCGAAGAAGGCAGTCCCTGGGGCGAGGGACACGACGCGACTGTGAAAATCTTTCGGACTGATAGCCGCGGAGAACTTCGACTTCGGATCAGCGCGGAACGCTCATAGCCTCACGTATAACCGGGGCAGCCTCAACTTTTCGCGATTTATTTCGTTGCGATTGATGCTCCCgcttggaaaagaaaaagaaaaaaaaagatgaagtAAAACGCACGGCATCGGAATTATTGGTGGTAGACTCACGTCGCAATTCTCGATCAACAGGAAAGAGCTTCCTTCGTTCGACCGCCGTGAATTCGACCGGTCCACCGCACTCGCCGTCATTCAGGAATTTCAAGAACTCGAATCCGGCGGAGCTGAAGAGAAAATATCTCGTCGCACCTCAAACAGTGTGAAGTGTTAACTTGATttcatattgtatatttttgctTTCGTATATGAATATTGTCTATAtttcgttatattattatatttttatcctgTATGCAACTACTCTCACCTAAATTTGGTTAAAATTATGATAGTAGAGAATAAATCATGATACAATGCACAACACATGCCATGTTTCAATCTCCTTTAGATACAAGACGACGTTCTTAGGCAAGCATGAAGATTCCATCTTGCTGCGTTTAATCTGAGCAATTAATAGACGCACTCAGCGCTCGGATATACTTGTGCGCCTGTGAATGTATAGGAGCAGCTTAGCGCGAAATTGTTCGTCTCATTTACCCGACGCATAACAAATGGAAGTTGAAGCGGAATCTCTTCAGTGGCCCTCCCGACGAACGACTTGGTAGATAGCGTGGCGAACGCGTGCGGGACCCTATATCTATACTTTGATTCTCCCAACTATTCGCAGAAACCAGCCGTCAGCGTGTCAGAGCCGCTGCCGGGGAATACTAATCAAGTTTCCCGAGCGTCTGTAATAAGggagaaattaattccaaCTCCAATTAATATCCGCGAAATACTCGTATGCCTAACAATTTCAGGATCCTCCCCCGATACGATACCGGTGTGTCTGTTGTTTCGGCGACAATGATATTGTATCGGCCTCGCCTGTTCTCATCTTTCGTCTTGCGTCTCGTGATCGTGCTTATCAAGTGACCCGATTATCAAATCCTCATTGAATATCCGAGAAAAATGAATTGTTATGTTACGTGAGCTCATCGATGCAGAATTAGTCCGTGCGTTTCATTATCGGCGACGGCATTTTGATCGAGTGATTAACACGCGCACAGTTTCTCCGCGAAACGAATTGCTCGAAACGTCACGAGCTAACGATCAACGTCGGCAAATCCACCGGTGGAAACAGCGAACAATTGCTAACGTTACCGTGAGCAATCGAACACACATACGTGTTTTGTTTAATTACTACGATAGCCGAGGTAATAACGGGAACAGATAATaggaagaaaagaggaaacacCGCATTCATTCTCTTCCTTTAATTAGCACGATATGATAATGAGACTAATATTTATTACCGGGCGATTTAACGAGATTATTAGATTGGCGACTAACACGATTGGAATTTACATAAACGACATTACATTGTGACGTCCGCATAATTATTCATGCACCGTGCAACGTTATGTCATTGAAGAATTGATAAAACTCAGACACGTTGATTTCATGCAAATTGCGATAACGAGCGCGTTTCTCACTCCGCGCGCTCACTAAGCGACACAAGACGgcgataatttataaatccCCGAGTTTTCATAGGCACACATTAATTACGATACGCCGCAGTCCCCGTATTAATACCATTACGGTTAGCAGTGGGGGAGCAATGTCCAATAATTAAGTCGCCGATTCTATTTGCCGGCCGCATTATCAACAATTCATTCGGTTTCTCATAGTCATAACTCATCCCACGGTGTCTTTAATCGAGTACGCGCGGCATCCGTCTAGATCGGAATCGATTCGTACGCGATAATTTTGCTCGAATCGTGCAAATTGCAAAGAACGATGCCACCACGCGGATTATTAAACGCGGACTTCAACAAATAGACGCTTATGAATTTAATCGCGTAACGTTGGAAATAACGTTTTCGTCGAGCGTAAAAGATGCAGCATATCGCAGCTGTTTCGAGATCAGGGGACTGTACAGCGTTAGTTAAGTGAACACTGTGATACTCGTGGATCGCAGCATGCGGTCTCTAAACATGATCAGGCTAGCGAATACATTTGTCCGGTTGATTGGCAGGTTGTAATTGCGGCCGGGACCGATGAACGCATACCCGTTTGCTGTCGTGAATCGTGTGTCGTCGCAATTATTGCACTTAAAAGTGAGCGGTTCGCGGGTCCAGTAACCCGGCTAATAAAGCTTCACGCAGTGGTCAGAGCTTAATCTTTTTTGCGTTCACCGAACTCGCCAACGTGCCCGGCATTAAGAGCTCGTCGCGTACCGCGCATATCGCGCCCATGCGAAAACTTCGTTACGTAATCGCAATGTCAAACGCGTAAATCTGTGTGATCTTCTTTCAAACGAATATCGCGTTGCCATTGGACCGCCATTGCGCCGcgctattaaaaatttctatggGTAATTGGAGACGGTGGTAGCGTGGTGTATCATTATCGCATGTCTTCTATTGTATCATGGGGAGTTTTCAcggaaaatatacaaatacggttatataaatataaatgcgtAAAAGCGaaagattattatacatataaatatttgaaataaatgcaAGAAAAACCGAGTAGAATATTCAGTTTAATGTACACTTTTGTACGCTAAAATCCTGCGAAATCCTTCTTAATGATGTGCGCAATAATTCTGCATGATACCCGCAGCATGATATTATAACATGTATAAATCACTAATTATGCTCCAGGAAAAATCGTGGTTTCTATGGTTCCATCGCATTCGCAGTGCATCTCCATTTAATGTTAGATATTCACGAACCGTCCTTCGTTGGCGAGAAACGCCGTCGGCCGTCCCATGTATACGCCGTACAGTCTGGCTTTCCTCTTTGAAACCCGGAGGCGCCATTCGCAAAACGAAGGGAGAGTCCGGGCAGTCCCTTTTCCGCACCTTTCCGTGTGTCTCCCGTGGCCGGCTCATTTATCAAACCGGCTTCCATTAATATCCGACAAAATAGCGCAGTGCGACATCCTCCGACATCCCATAGAAGTCATGCACCTCCATACGAGGTGAGAATAAAGAATTCTGCATGCCTAGAGGCGCGTATGAGCGCGCGATGTACACCTCGATATTTGCCACGTGCTATAATATCAGGAGATTTGGCCGGCCTTGGACAGCCCGTTTTCATCGGTCGCGTTTTATCGGGCTGATGCGATTAGTCTCGCACGATATGGCGCATTCGCGGCATTTCGACATACTTGGAGACATTCTCTGATATTCTTTGAAAATGTCGCGCTACTTTAATACGTGCGAGCGCAAAAATATCTTACTTAATCTTGTCATATAACATTACGCTCCCCGCGCAATAAacgagaaattttaatttaaaacgaGCGCATCTGAGAAAGCTTTTCATCCGCCACtggaaatgtaataattgaataaaatgcgCGTCGATGATAAACGATTGATAAAAGGATTGCGATAATTACCTCGCCTGCGGGTTGTTCAGCGGCTCATGTGTATGGATTTCGTTAACAGTTCTCAATGTTTATAGCCTATGGCTGCATATCGTTCGGACGTCTTTTgagttttttttcttcaatttacaATTCAACGCGCTCCGCCTTTTACGACCGATAATGCATAAAAGTATTTCAATCGGAAGATATTGCTCACGCAGTGTTTCTATCATCcataattcaatttatatttttttcgcatTATTCCACGTTTGTGCATCATTTCCATCCGTTTCTGGCAAAAATTACGGAGAACAAAGGTACACGGGGAACAAAGATTGTTTCATATGATTAATATCAAATGATCTTAACTCGCGCAACTCGTAATCGTCGCGCGAAACAATCGATATTTCTCAAGACGAAGGAATTACACGCCGATCGTCACTGAGCCGATTGTAGTCAATTCAGCTACATCATCGTGCCATTCTAAAAACACATGGGCATGATGCATCGATACCATAATGCTGAGGTTCCGTACGTAAAAGGACAAGTGCGAGGCAAGTGCATGGCCCGAGGATTGTTCGACGGGCGATAACTTTTCCCGATAATGGCTTCGGGATCATCGTCTCGCCTGTGGTTCGGCCGTGTTCTACTTCTcgtcccctttctctctctctctctctctctctctctctttggcgTTCGATCGCGACGATGCGCTCGGCAGTTCCGGCAGTTCCTGCGGATATTCGATCACGCTAATGCCCAACTTATCGCGAGTCTCTCTCACTTGGGAGAGCAGGGTAAATAAGATCGTGCgcaagacgacgacgaagaaaacGATGAAGACGAGAACAGCGCGAGGCGAGACGAGACGCATAATAGTAATAGGAACGCGTCTAGCGATTGACTTCCAAATTAGACGAAACGACGCCCCGCAACAGGATCATCGATATTCCGAAGCAATTAAACTTCCCGCGGATTCCACCTTTTTTTTACTCGCAGCCACCGTTCACCCTTATCCCTCGTCGTAGCGACCTCCTTCCGGCGCCCTGGGCTTCTTCGATTCTTCTGAGAGTCGGAAGAACGCCAGCTTTGAGAGAAGGATCCGGTTTAAGCCGGCGTTTCCCTCAGGTGCTTAATTCGAGGTACTTTCACATGCACGCGGATCGCAGTAGTCGATAAGCCGGGTTTTACGTAATCGTTCCATTCACCCTCATGGATTTTTCGAGTCGAAAGGAGCGCCTGCCAGTTCGAATGCGCCTGCTTTTATGCATTTGTCGAGTATTAATTAACTAACCCCTCTCGCAACGCTGAAATCCAATATTATCTCTTGGCGATCCTGTTCGCGTAATGCGATAGTTCCATTACCATCATGGTCATTGCGTTATGttgtcaattattaatatcaaatatttctcgCGGAACGATCTTttgttcattttatattatacagaatattatatttaggaTTACAGGAGTATGAAAAGAGACTCTCCATGGAAAGTATTCGCGAGAAATAAccgattattatataacagtGGGCAAACAGCGAGTGGCAAGCATCGAAGATATACGATAACGATAAGGAACGTTCAGCTTCATTAAGCGGTCGGGCGAGTAAACGAGAAGTTAATTAACGTTGTATTATCTAGTAAAGTTCAGGAAGCGCGCGGGTTTCCTCTTCCCCGGCCGCGTCTAACGTAAGGTAAAGTCTACGAACTTCCGCGCGAGCGGGTGGCTGCGGGAAGAAATTACAAGTGGCGGCAAACGAGACAGGTATCGTGTTTATCGCGAGATGATTGTATTGTTAATCAACATATCCGGGGTCGCTAGATGATCCTAGCTCCTCCAAACTACGGCACGTCGTCACGTAaccacagagagaaagagggagatagAGGGGATAGAGAATGGCTAAATGCCATCCAACGTACTCGAGAAACGCGGCTGTACCGAAGGCACGTTGCAGGTGACTCCCCAGCTGCGCATCTTCAAGCGTAATTGCATACTATATATGGTATCTCGAAGAATGCACGCTTTCTCTCAATTGTAGTCAGtgtcaaataaattaagaattcttttcttttcttatgaGAAGATATCGATATTCTCTACGTTATAAATGAAGATTTTGCATGATTTTAAATCTTTGATTtactcaaatttttttataaaattttgggCTATCATTAAGGAGACGTGTGATAGGAGCGCAAGTTGTGTCAAGAAACGTGGCGCACACAGCGATGAATATCTCACTCCTCTAatgaaaattctttgaaaCTTGGTGTTTCCAAGTCGATGCAAAATTCACGCAgactgttttaaaaatttccaaCATACTTGTACACGTTGAGCGTCTGAAGAGTTACCAAGAGCGCGAAGTTACGCGGTAGCTTCATTAATATAACGATATGTTTTGAGATTACTCGTGACTGCAAGAAGGCAAGATgtgattaaattttcaacacacgaaatgcaaattttctcaatttttagtTTCTTCTCGCACTTTTATTTTCCATGACATATATCATGTTTTTAACACTTTTCTCTGAAATAATGTTacaagaaattgaaatttttttaagagAAATGGTCCTGCGTTccaaacatttaattaaaattttcggTCTTTTTTCAGTTTTGCTGCGAGCGCTCTTGAAACACACACCGTCATTATAACTCCTCGTGGATTTATTTCGGCGGAAGATGTAGGACGGTAGAAAGgattcgcgcgcgcagcgGAGTCAAGAGCTTCCGCCGGTATAAAAAACGAGTCTCTATTATCCGTAGAGATGCACGAAAGCCTCTGGAACATCCCGGCAAAGCGCAGGCACGTAATCTCGAACGTGTGCGCGACAAACGAGCTCCTCCATTATGGTTTATCGTTTCGCGAGTCAAAATGGATCGATGGTACAGCGCGCGGAGAGTCTCCTCAATCGTCTTCTCAGCCGAATCGATATCGCGAGCGGCAACGTATTTTTCCACTTTCGCGACATCGCCGGGTAAATGTTGACTCGCGCTTGTTTTAAGTTACCTCCTTGTTTTACCTTTCCTCTTTGCGTTTCTCCTCGCGCGATTGTGATTGCGTGGAATGACGAAGTTTTAATATCGCTCAAACGAAAAGAGAGGTTGTGTGCACGCTCGTTCCTCAGCTGATTCGCGCTACGTGCCTTCCGTTCCATCAACGTTCTCAATGTTAATTGATTTCCGCACTCGAGAGAAACTCGATCGACTACGGAAAGGATTGATCCAATCTATCAATCAACGTATATTCCGGCAGGCAGTGCTTCCTCATAAAATCAGATCCAAAACGATGTAATTCGTTTCGCGAAATTATAACATGCGAAGGGAGGGAGAATTTTTTGCGGACAGAGAACGTTGTAGAAAGACAGAGAGTAGTCAATCGTTCCTCCCTCCGAGCCTCGGACTTCAATTAAAATCGTCTTTCCAGATTGTGTTTTCAATTTTAGTGTGCACGCAGCGGTTTTTCTGGCCGGATGAAATCACATAGCTCCATTATGGTTTATCGTTTCAGTGTACTGACAGAATTGCAGGAGAGTTTTGGAGTACGATATTGGTCGCGTGCCATATCGGCCAATAGCACTCGCCATTGTTGCGCCAAGCGCTATACGCGGCGGATTTTACCGTTTCCCCAAACCGCCACGCAAATATGATCCACTTGTATTTTTCCCCGTTCTGCTTGCTCGCATCATCGCTTGTTCTCTCCGAAATATCCGCGCCGGTTGGGACATTTCTAGCGGATTTTATGATACCTTTTTATAAACGAGCTTATCGTGAAACGACGATACGCGTTGATCTAAGTGCGCAATCATGCCGAGCGTACAGCGTATAGCTTccattataatttgtaatttgaactCTCAAATTAATTCTCGTTTTGATAAACGAGACGATTCGAACAAATGGTTACGTATTACGCAAGTCTCATactgatttaatatttatcaccTTACGAATTCGCAAAATCATTCTTCCAATTTTCACGCCGCGATAATAATCGGGGTGCAAACGGATCGCAAGCGGACCGGGCGGCGCAGCCAATTGCGATTCGCCAACTAGTTCCGTAGTTCAGCTTCGCCAAGGAATTAATAAGCACCATCGCCAGAAGCCTCCGTGTCTTTTTGCTCGCCATTATCCAAGATAAACGAGAGCAAGCGATGGGGCACTCGGCGGATCAGCGGCGGCTAAGGGGTGGCGAAACTTTCGAATCGCTCTTGCGTTGAATGAAATTCTGCGAGGGCGGACGCTTCTTGCTCGCCCGAGCAGGGGCCGCGCGCGTATTTCGCCGTTTTCTCAGATCACCGGGCAAATGTTGACCCAGTTTCGTCGTCTCGGATTGGACGTTACTCTGTCTTCCGAAAGTGCTGACTGGAATACACGATGAGCATAGAAATTACGAGCTGTTCGCCGCGCGGCTCGCGTTTATTCCGCGCGGAAGAAAGTATCGAGGATCGCCAAGTCTAGGCGCGAAATTCGGTAAAAGATACTTGCCCTCGCAGGACCGAATTCATGCTTATATTTACGGAGAAGCTCGTTTGCGAGATAGAACTCATCTGAGAATCTGAGGTTGCGTGAGATTATGCCAGTCTCTCGACGAGTTAACTTTATTTGGACAATCTCAATCGGCATCCCTCTTGCATGTCATGAATATACTTTACGAGGTAAAGTCGATAGCACCCTTAAAGGGTTAAAGTAGTCGCTCTCGAGCGAGTTGATTCATCTCGTTTCGCGAAGGTGCCTCTTATTACGCGTCGCGCTATACGAGGCACCACAAAGTTTCCGCAAGCTCGCGCTAAGACACCTACGACGAAGACGCGGGTGGTTCGCCTTCAACGTGGAGTCACCCAGTCGAATAAAGCCGCGGCTGAATGAGATATAACAGGGTACTTACCTACACTGACGAGATCTCTCGCACACGTAAACCGTAAGTCGACGCGGACGGCGCCAGAGATGAATAACACCCGAGCACAGTGGATACGGCttaatataactttttccGTGTACTCCGTTCTTCTTCGCGCGCCCTTCTCCCTTCTTCTCATTTTAGCCTTTTCACCGTCGTCGAGCAACGGAGACGGATACGCGACGACGGTGGTCGTGGCGTTTTCTTCACGAGAGATTCGAGTAATTTGAACGTACATCTGCGCGTCAGGTAATGGGATGCATCGTGCTTCTCGAGCCAGCCCGATGTCCCGCGTAACACAAaatgggagaaagagaggaagagaggaatgCCAGTACATCCGAGATACATTTATccacaaaaatttttatttcaaatccTCGAGCATGCTGcttttcttctcgttctcgAGAACGGCAGAAATCTTGCCGAGAATAACCGCAGGAGAGAAAAGGACGCTGCTcggtaaaaatgaaaattgaaatacaaaGCTACTTCAGATTTGAATTTCATTACAGGCGTGTCGCGAGCAAATTCCAGTTTATATCTGAACCACTGTTGTatgatcaaaataaaaaattttaaaaatttcatttctcgGAAATCTGCTAGCATTCGGACGACAACAGAACAAAAGCTCCTCGCGAGTATCCTACGTTCAAGATGGAGTTCTGCACGGTGCGTCTCGTCTATATTCTTCTCGTTCTATCCCGCGTGTCGACGATCACTGTGACACCATCACCGCCAACAATCGAATCCACCAGCGTCCAGACCACCACTTCCGGCAACTTCACCACGGGTACGACCGATGAGATGGAGATGCCGAGGGTGCCCCTGACCGAGCAGGTTATGGATGTGAATATACGGATGAGCGATGTGCCCGACGTTGATCCGGAGTCGACGGACGTGCCGGACTCCAGTCTCGACAGGAACCGGGTGATCCGCGACATTGCGTACTACATCCGCGCGCACAAGTTCCACGACTTTGATCGTCGGTATTACAAAAGTGCGGATCAGGCCGCGGTCAGGTTGTACGAGGATTTTCCGAGGCCCGGCTTAAGGTCATTGCACTGGGAGGTGCGCAAGCACTGCGACGTGAGTTTCTTCGAGTGCCTGAAGTATCTCGAAAGGATGGTCCGACTGACGACGCTCAAGCGCGAGGACGATACAATCACAGTGATGCGACAGCGGAAGTGGAGCCCGACGAACAACACTGAGCAGATACTGGCCACTCAAAGGGACTGCCAGATGGCCCAGAAGCGAGACGACCTCACCGCGGCGCCCTTTCAGGGTCCGATCGGCAAGTGCATTCGAGATTCGCCGCGACGAGCGGTATCCAATCACATCGGAACCAAATCCCGCCACGCTCGATCTGCACACGCGCTTGTGGCCAGGACGTCCTTCGAGCGAGTAATCCAAGTGTCCGTAGACGATTGATTGAATCGTTTGCTCGTTCGAAGGACTGGTCTCGACTATTAGTCTATGCAATTCGATCTTTAACGGTTCACAGAAGCGCATATTTCGTGCGTTTTCACGTTTTGAATTCTCAAGGTGAATAAATTGATATCGTTGTTCAAAGTATATGTTTGTTACATACTTGAACAATTGTACGtgcaaataataacaattagtGTAAGTAATATACgtttaatacaaaaaaagaaaaaaaacgaactCTGCAACGTTGGTGAAGCTAATTACTAATAAATAGCTGATAAATAGGAAATCGCGTGTAtatgtgcgtgcatgtgtcTATCGTGCTCTTTGTTCTATTCCATTCTATTCTCAGAACGCTTCCAGTGGCGTACTACTGTCAGCTACTACATGTGCTGGTACACGATGCTGGGTGTCCCGGACTTGGCCACTTTCGGCGAGCCTTGCGACAATCACGCCAACTGCCTTGACGAATACGGCGTTCGTAACAAGGATCCGCGGGCGGATGACACGAAACCGTTCGCCTGCGCCCTATACAGTTTCTGTCCGGACCATTGTTGTTCCATGAAGCACATCTGGTACATGAAAGATTGTTTCCAGTCGCGGCACAATCCCTGCTACGCCGAGAATCGGCCAGGTATGGTGGACCAACATATAACACACGTACCTGCGCGTCGCGTGCGAGTGGGCTTGTTCGTATTTCCTGGCACCGGGGTGGCCGAGTTAATTTCACATAACGCGTGTTGGTCGTGCCGCTTTATTACGTCGATAAAAACGCCGCTGCCGCATGGACGCGTCGTTCTCGCTGGTACTGGCGATAGCAAAGAGCGATATATTCTCGCCACGTACTTCTTAAACACCGCTTGTACATATCCGATATTATACTCGTCAAACGATtaaggaattaaaaaatatacaataattggTGGTTCGAGCTTAGAGTAGGAAACTTGGTACACAAGTACAGGCAAGGCCGATCGATTCTCCGTGCGCTCGTTCTTTCGCCGAGCGAATTACGACATTACAGAGAAATGACCTATAACTAATAATGTCAAGCTATCTTATTGCAAGTTGCAAAATATCCTTGCAATCTAGATAATCGGGCAACATTTTTATACCTGTACGTACAAAGAAAGATCGTAATTGAGATATGTATGAACAAATCGAAACCGTGAATAGTACTACAACGGCGCACGACTCTGCGGATGAGATTTTCCGTTTGCCCGCATCCTCCGCTTAATCCCGGCCGAGATTCGCACGCTCGTTTGCATTCCGAGAGGCCACATGCGCAATTATCCGTCCTTGGAGCCTCTGGCACTCCCCGGACGGACATTTAAACCACCACCTCGTCGGTATTCGTAGCGCATCGGAAGTGCACGCTGAACCGGGACGAGAATCGGGACTTTCAAGCGCTCAGGGCGAACCGGATAAACGTGAGTTGCGAGTGCCATCAGCCTGGCTACGAATGGTCTTCCAGATTCGGATTATGCGTAGACGTCAACGAGTGCACCCGCGGCACGCACAATTGCACGCTGGATGTCGAGAGCTGCATGAACCTACCTGGTCATCACGTGTGCATCTGCCGACTCGGTAACATCTACGATTCGAAGAGGAAACGGTGCGTCCACAGTCCtgaaatagaaagaatattaaaagctGGCATGGAAGAACCGCAAACGATCAAAAAAACTCGAAGTCTGCTGGACAAGGTTATTCAAACGATTATCAAATCCGCCGCAAGCAATTTTGCGCATAACAGCATCAAGTTCATATTAATCGCATCGATGATATGCAGTATATGaatctcattattttttagttcAACTTTTTATATTGTGTGACGgcgattattataa encodes the following:
- the LOC105277970 gene encoding uncharacterized protein LOC105277970, producing MEFCTVRLVYILLVLSRVSTITVTPSPPTIESTSVQTTTSGNFTTGTTDEMEMPRVPLTEQVMDVNIRMSDVPDVDPESTDVPDSSLDRNRVIRDIAYYIRAHKFHDFDRRYYKSADQAAVRLYEDFPRPGLRSLHWEVRKHCDVSFFECLKYLERMVRLTTLKREDDTITVMRQRKWSPTNNTEQILATQRDCQMAQKRDDLTAAPFQGPIERFQWRTTVSYYMCWYTMLGVPDLATFGEPCDNHANCLDEYGVRNKDPRADDTKPFACALYSFCPDHCCSMKHIWYMKDCFQSRHNPCYAENRPAHRKCTLNRDENRDFQALRANRINVSCECHQPGYEWSSRFGLCVDVNECTRGTHNCTLDVESCMNLPGHHVCICRLGNIYDSKRKRCVHSPEIERILKAGMEEPQTIKKTRSLLDKVIQTIIKSAASNFAHNSIKFILIASMICSI